The sequence CTAATATCAGTCAATTTTTTTAATTCTCGCGCCAAGCCGCAAAGACCGCGAAGAGTTCAATTTGCTATATCGTCTGTCGTTTTTCATTGCGCCTTTGCGTCTTGAGTGAGTGAAGCGAACGGGGGCGAGACAAAAAAATTAGGCTGACGCGGAGTCACAGAGAGCAAATAACTGGTTTTTCTATACCTCTGTGAAAGTATTATTGCTTTTTTGAAAACGTGCCCGAATATTTACATTAGCAACAACATCCAACGGATGAAGGTTGGCGATATTAAACATATTGTAATTATTGAGCTAACAGCTAACTGCTGAAAGCTAATCGCTTAATTTAGTCAAATATTATAGCGGGCGGCGATCGGCATCCGCCGTCCCATGCCGAAAGCCTTGCTGGTGATTTTCAGCCCCGGAGCCGCCTGCCGTCGTTTGTATTCGTTGCGTCTTACCGCCCGGGCAACCCATTGAACATTTTCCGGCTCAAATCCTTCAGCGATGATGTCAGCCGCAGATAATCCCTGATCTATAATATATGCCAATACCTGGTCAAGAATATCATAGGGCGGCAGGGTATCCTGATCTTTCTGGTCAGGCCGTAATTCAGCCGAAGGAGCTTTGCTGATAATCTCCCGGGGAATAATCTCCCGGGATTCATTAAGCTGTTCGGCCAGTTGGTATACTAAAGTTTTTGGCAGGTCCGAAATAACCCCCAGCCCGCCGCACATGTCGCCGTAAAGGGTGCAGTAGCCTACGGCCAGTTCACTTTTGTTGCCGGTGGTCAGCAGCAGATGACCGAACTTGTTGGACAGGGCCATCAGCAGGGTCCCCCTGATGCGCGCCTGGAGGTTTTCTTCAGTGACATCAGCAGCCCGGTCGGCAAATAAAGGGGAGAGTGAATTCAAATAGCTTTCATAGAGTTTTCTAATGGGTATGAGGTCAAACCTGATGCCCAGGTTTTCAGCCAGTTTCCCGGCATCACTGATGCTGCCGGCGGAAGAATAGGGAGAGGGCATGCCGATTCCCCAGACGTTTTTCCGCCCCAGGGCTTCCACGGCCAGACAGCAGACCAGGGCCGAATCAATGCCGCCTGAAAGCCCGACAATGGCCTGTCGGAACCCGCATTTTCGACAATAATCCTTTACTCCGAGAACCAGGGCCTGGTGAATTTTTTTCAGTTCATCATCGGCTGTCGATGATGATGCCACAGCGCTGCTGCCAGCCGCAATTTCCGCCAGGTTAACGCATTTTACCTCCTCAGCGAAGCCCCCGGCGGCCATGGTTACTTCACCGGCCCTGTTAACCGTAAAACTATGGCCGTCAAAGATCAGTTCATCATTACCCCCCACCTGGTTGACCAGAATGAAAGGCAGCTGGTGCTTCCGGGCATGGTAACGAATGATCTCATGGCGCAGCCGGTCTTTGCCCACCTGATAGGGTGAAGCGGAAATGTTAATCATCAGGGTTGCCCGCTGTTTTGCCAGCAGGTCAATGGGGTCCAGGGCATACGATGGGGATTCCTGTATTTCCGGGTCGTTCCAGGCATCTTCACAGATAGAAATTCCCAGCCGTTCGCCCTTGAATTCATAAATCAGCACTTCCGTTGCGGGGATAAAATAGCGGCGCTCATCAAAAACGTCATAAACCGGCAGCAGAGATTTTTTCTGGGTAAAGAGAACCTTCCCGTTTTGCAGTAGTACGGCAGCATTGAAAAGCTTCGGCCTTCCGGCATCCAGCTCCCGGACGACGGTGCCCAGCAGCAGGCCCATGTCAGGGAAGCTTTTGGAAAACAGGCAGATTTTCTCCAGGCCTTTTTCGGCTTCGCTGATGAATGCCGGACGATCAAGCAGATCCCGGGGTGGATAGCCGGTAAGATAAAGTTCCGGGAACACTGTCAAATCCGGCTGCTCAAAAATCAGCTTTTCCAATACCTGTTTCAGCCGGGCAATGTTTCCCTCAATATCCCCCACTATTGGATTGAGCTGGGCAATGGCAATATTCATTGGCTTAGAAAAGGGCCGGTTGGCTGGCCTGTTCAATGGCCGGGAAAGTGATGGGATAATTACCGGTAAAACAGGCGTCACAGAAACAATCCTGGCCGCTAATTACCTGTTTCAATCCGTTGCTGCTGATGTATCCGAGGCTGTCGGCGGTAATGTATTTCCGGATATCCTCCACCGTATGGCTGGAGGCGATAAGCTCATTTCTGGTTGGGGTGTCGATCCCGTAATAGCAGGGATAGTCGGTAGGTGGGGAACTGATGCGCACATGGACTTCTCGGGCGCCGGCAGCGCGGATCATTTTAATGATCTTCCTGGATGTGGTTCCCCGGACGATGGAGTCATCTATGACCACCACCCGTTTATCCTTAATGACGCTTTTTATGGCATTCAGCTTTATCTTGACGCCGAAGTGGCGGATGGAATTCTGGGGTTCAATAAATGTTCTGCCCACATAATGATTCCTGATCAGTCCCAGTTCCCAGGGAATACCGCTTTCCTTGGCATAACCCAGAGCCGCCGGGGTGCCGGAATCAGGAATTGGAATGACCATATCCGCTTTTACCGGGTGCTCTCTTGCCAGCTGGCGACCCAGGCGGATACGGACATCATAGACCGTTTCCCCGAACATGATACTGTCGGGGCGGGCAAAATAAATATATTCAAAAATACAGTGGGCCATTTTTTTGGCGGGAAAGGGGAAGTAGGATTTGATCCCCTTTTTTGAAATGGCCAGAATTTCTCCCGGTTCAATCTCGCGGATAAATTCCGCTTCCAGCAGATCAAAGGCACAGGTTTCCGAGGCGACAATGTAGCTGTCTTTCAGCTTTCCCAGAACCAATGGACGTACAGCCCGTGGATCCCGGGCGGCAATCAATTGGTTTTCATTCATGAACAGGAGAGAATAAGCTCCTTTTACCTGCTTCAGAGAATCAGCAATCCGTCCTATAAGTTCTGACTCCCGGGAACAGGCAATCAGATGCATGATGACTTCGGAATCCATCGAGGACTGGAATATGGAGCCATTATTGACCAGCTCACGCTTAATCTCCTCGGCATTTACCAGGTTGCCGTTATGGGCAATAGCAAGGGTGCCGAGGGAGAAGTTGATCATGAACGGCTGGACATTTTCCATACTGCTTGACCCGGTGGTGGAGTAGCGAACATGACCAATTGCCAGGGTGCCGGAAAGTTTTGCTATGTTTTCTTCAGAAAAAATGTCAGCAACCAGTCCCATGCCTTTATGAATGGTATACTGTTCACCGTCTGTGGCAATGATGCCGGCGCTTTCCTGCCCCCGGTGCTGCATGGCATAAAGTCCCAGATAGGCCAGATTGCTGGCCTCAGGATGGTTGGAAATCCCGATAATACCACACATTTTATCTTCCCTTGGAATGAGAAAAAAGGACCAGTCAGGCTGAAAAACAAGAAGCGCTAAGATGGGCTTTATAACAGTATTGACGATGCAATTCAACTATTAAAGGTGCAGGGTATAAGGTGCAGGGTGCAGGGTTTAGTAGTAACTTATTCCTGAAAACCTGTCAAAAAAAAACAAGAAATTCTTTTTAACCACCCATTCGCTACGCTCACTGGAGAACACGAAGAACACGAAGAAAAAAAGATTGCATCTTTGTGCTGCCGTGAGTTTTTTATCTTTTTTGGCAATATGAATGATTTCACCATGAAGGCATGAAGTTCATGAAGATTCTTTACAACACAACACTTCATGTCTTCATGGTAAAATAAAATCTGGGTTGTGGGCGTAGCCTGCGTTAGACTATATACAGTCTTGTTTACTTGATTGTTTTTTCTCACGGAGACACAGAGCCACGGAGATAAGTAACAGAAGTTTGGTTTTCCCCGTGTCTTTGTGACTTTGTGAGAGTCATCTCTTTTCCATTAGTAATCGAATATTTAGTGCGGCCGGGCATAGGTCGTATACTCTAGCGGGTGCGAGTCCTGCTCCAGAAGGCTGGCCAGCCACTGGGTAGCGAGTCCTTGGATCGAGGAGAGTAATTTCTGAGATTAAGCGTAGGATAGCAAGACGATAGGCCGTAAGCCGTAAGGTTGAAGGGATTGAGCCTCGTAAGCGAAGATAAGAGCGCATTGCCTCACGTAAAACCATACCTTGATAAAGTACTTGCCTCATGTAAAATGTAACCCAATACTTATTTTAAAAGAATGGGTGGAGGGTGCAAAATGAGGCTGGCAATGAGTTTTAGAACAAGAAGAGAATTATTGATACAAATCATTCCGCGATATCGGGAAGCAACCCGCAATCAGAAAAAAATCATCCTTGATGAATTTGTTGCCTCCACAGGCTATTCAAGGAAATATGCCATTCGGCTATTATCTTCGAAAAAGCATTCAGTTATAAAAGAAATAAAAAGACCTCGCGCCTATTATTATGGTCCGGAAGATCAGTGCAATTGTGGGGACAGGATACCTAATTATTGAAAACCCATCAATAATTGAGGTCCAGTTCCCACGAACTTTTTTTGCAGTCTTGGTTACCCGATTGTTTTTTCTCACGGAGACACAGAGCCACGGAGATAAGTAACAGAAGTTTGGTTTTCCCCGTGTCTTTGTGACTTTGTGAGAGTCATCTCTTTTCCATTAGTAATCGAATATTTACCTCAGGAGCGGTAGAGCATGAATCAGAATATCAGAATGGTTTCCTGGAATGTCAATGGCATCCGGGCGGTGGAAAAAAAAGGTGAGATGTCCAGTTTTTTAGAACGCTATGAGCCGGATATTTTTCTTCTGCAGGAAATTAAAGCCCGCCCTGAGCAGCTATCCCGGGAGTTGACGGCTCACCCGGAATATCAGCAGTTCTACCATCCGGCGAAAAAATCCGGTTATGCCGGCACTGGCATATGGGTAAAGAAAAATCGGTTTTCTGAACCGGAATTTTTAACCGGCATGCCTGATTTTGATGATGATGAAGGCCGGGTGGCCCAGGTGAAAATTGGCAACAATCATATTTTCGGGGTTTATTTTCCTAATGGTGGTAAGTCGGATGCAGCCTGGCAGGGAAAGTTGACGTTTTATGAAGATTTTTTGGCCTACATCAACGGTTTGCGTGCGAACGGAGACAACGTCATTTTTGCCGGCGACGTCAACTGCTGCCATGAAGCCATAGATATTGCCCGGCCCAAAGAGAATGACGGCAAGATCGGCTACCATCCCGAGGAGAGAAAACGGATATCAGCCTGGATTGATAATGGTTGGATCGATGTCTGGCGCCAAACCTACCCTGATAAAGGTGATGTCTATTCCTGGTGGAGTTTTCGCTCAGCGGCAAGGTCGCGGAATGTCGGTTGGCGCCTTGACTATTTTTTCGCCGACCGGGATTTCTTTCCCCGGGTGCGAAAAATTGCCTATCTGGGGGAGCAGATGGGTAGTGATCATTGCCCGGTGATGATGGAGGTGGACAAGCTGCAAGAATAGAAAAAGCTCCTCTTCGGGAGTGTCCTTCATGTTGTGATTCACAACTAATCATTCAGGTAAATATTTTTAACTTCTTACGGTTGCACACACAGATAGTCCAGGGTTTGCCGCTGACTGCTGTGATTAAAGCAGAGCATCAGCTAAAGTCATCCAGTACAGTGCGGATCTTTTGGGCTAACTGGGTGGCGGTATAGGGCTTATTGAGGTAATCCCTGGCCCCCATCCGTAAAGGATCTTTTTGCAGCTTGTCAGAAAAATAGCCGCTGGCCATAACAACCTTTACCTCCGGGTTGAGTTCTCGTAAGGCAGTCAGGCATTTGAATCCGCCCATGCCGGGCATGCTTATATCAAGGACGACCAGGCTGATTGCAGCCCTTTGGTGACGGTA is a genomic window of Pseudomonadota bacterium containing:
- a CDS encoding NAD+ synthase — translated: MTPVLPVIIPSLSRPLNRPANRPFSKPMNIAIAQLNPIVGDIEGNIARLKQVLEKLIFEQPDLTVFPELYLTGYPPRDLLDRPAFISEAEKGLEKICLFSKSFPDMGLLLGTVVRELDAGRPKLFNAAVLLQNGKVLFTQKKSLLPVYDVFDERRYFIPATEVLIYEFKGERLGISICEDAWNDPEIQESPSYALDPIDLLAKQRATLMINISASPYQVGKDRLRHEIIRYHARKHQLPFILVNQVGGNDELIFDGHSFTVNRAGEVTMAAGGFAEEVKCVNLAEIAAGSSAVASSSTADDELKKIHQALVLGVKDYCRKCGFRQAIVGLSGGIDSALVCCLAVEALGRKNVWGIGMPSPYSSAGSISDAGKLAENLGIRFDLIPIRKLYESYLNSLSPLFADRAADVTEENLQARIRGTLLMALSNKFGHLLLTTGNKSELAVGYCTLYGDMCGGLGVISDLPKTLVYQLAEQLNESREIIPREIISKAPSAELRPDQKDQDTLPPYDILDQVLAYIIDQGLSAADIIAEGFEPENVQWVARAVRRNEYKRRQAAPGLKITSKAFGMGRRMPIAARYNI
- the purF gene encoding amidophosphoribosyltransferase, with protein sequence MCGIIGISNHPEASNLAYLGLYAMQHRGQESAGIIATDGEQYTIHKGMGLVADIFSEENIAKLSGTLAIGHVRYSTTGSSSMENVQPFMINFSLGTLAIAHNGNLVNAEEIKRELVNNGSIFQSSMDSEVIMHLIACSRESELIGRIADSLKQVKGAYSLLFMNENQLIAARDPRAVRPLVLGKLKDSYIVASETCAFDLLEAEFIREIEPGEILAISKKGIKSYFPFPAKKMAHCIFEYIYFARPDSIMFGETVYDVRIRLGRQLAREHPVKADMVIPIPDSGTPAALGYAKESGIPWELGLIRNHYVGRTFIEPQNSIRHFGVKIKLNAIKSVIKDKRVVVIDDSIVRGTTSRKIIKMIRAAGAREVHVRISSPPTDYPCYYGIDTPTRNELIASSHTVEDIRKYITADSLGYISSNGLKQVISGQDCFCDACFTGNYPITFPAIEQASQPALF
- a CDS encoding exodeoxyribonuclease III — protein: MNQNIRMVSWNVNGIRAVEKKGEMSSFLERYEPDIFLLQEIKARPEQLSRELTAHPEYQQFYHPAKKSGYAGTGIWVKKNRFSEPEFLTGMPDFDDDEGRVAQVKIGNNHIFGVYFPNGGKSDAAWQGKLTFYEDFLAYINGLRANGDNVIFAGDVNCCHEAIDIARPKENDGKIGYHPEERKRISAWIDNGWIDVWRQTYPDKGDVYSWWSFRSAARSRNVGWRLDYFFADRDFFPRVRKIAYLGEQMGSDHCPVMMEVDKLQE